Genomic window (Salvelinus fontinalis isolate EN_2023a chromosome 3, ASM2944872v1, whole genome shotgun sequence):
GGAGAACTCTGAATAGAGAATCAGCAATGAAGTCTATTGAAAGGAACTGAATAGAAGAAAATATTTTCTAAATGCACATTATTCACTACATTCTGGGCCGCTCCACTGATTTCTgagaagtgtaaaaaaaaaacattctgtcataaagagcacatgttcaccATAAAAAAACACGTTTTCCCATTTCAAGATGTTGAATTAAAAAATGACAATGGAAAgtaccaaataaagtaacagagtTGACCGTAACAGAGTTAatgatttcatcttaaatcagccatccTTAAATCAGCCAGCCTTAAATCAGCCAAATCCCCTTGTTTTCTATTGAAAACAACAATATTTAAAAAAGAATAGTGTCACCAcattaaaatgagagttcagttcacgtaacagggtggacatattaaaatgagagttcagttcacgtaacagggtggacattaaaatgagagttcagttcacgtaacagggtggacattaaaatgagagttcaggtcacgtaacagggtggacattaaaatgagagttcaggtcacgtaacagggttgacattaaaatgagagttcaggtcacgtaacagggtggacattaaaatgagggacagacgttAATGAATCACtaaatcacattaaataaataataatcttcaaAAAATGAAGCAGCAAAATAACTAGAGCTTTACAATGGTGGTAAAACTTGGGAGAATTGATGGAATGAAGTGGGttgaaatcttcctagaagtgacaGAGGGTTGACGGAGAGTCACGTTAAAATGCTGCATGCCTTTATTCatataatatatttattttttcagaATTAGATGTATTTAATTCTTCATGTAATCTATATTCATGgaacttcatttaatataacaggcttttcaaATTACATTTTGGTGCACATTTTCTACTTTAAATATCAAAGGGCCAAAAGACACTCCTTTTCATGGAACGACTCAATTGTGTAATTTTGTGATTGTTCGGTGCGGTGACAGAAAGGCTACTCGACTGTGAGAGGTGACGTTATGTTTATATgcagtatatatatacacgttAAACAGTGAACTGGTACATCTGAGGTTGGTGAGGGAAAATaggtgacacacaaacacagatccTCACCTCTGAGGCTGGTGGAGAACGGAGGGGTTTCTGGTGTTTCTCTGGAGCAGAGAGTGAATCACAGCGGCTAGGAGACGATCGTCCAACTCGTTAAACCCGTCCGCGTGCTCACCCTCCTGTCAAACAACCAAACGTTGTTAATCAGATAGAAATGCTACAAATAGAGCCGACGTGATTCCTTATTCtacgtaaaaaaaatatatacatgtttgttctacatatcatatttctatctgaatgttccCAAACATTGCACCCTGCTGAATACACCCCAGACTTGTTTTGTAGCGGTCAGTCTTACCAGTGCCAGCACCTCTCCTGATTCCCCCGGCAGATTGTTGTtctccacacccctctcctcctgcagACACTGACCCACCCCAGCCATGGCTAGGATCAGACCTACCAGGACCATCCACAGCGTTGTGTCCACGTTCATGCTTCTGTTCTCGGGGTGGGTGGTGAGGacgttggatggatggatggatggaagacgGACGGAGGATGGAGCTCACACCTGTCGTCGGAATGAAACCAATAGATAAAGACTATATTAGAAGGCTTTACCTGGtaagcaatttaaaaaaaaatcaaaacccTATTATGGATGGACGAGGGATAGAACAAAATCTCACCTGTTGGTGTCTCTGTTCGTTTCTGCTCTTATCTTCGGATTCTGGCGCAAGTCTTTAGGTGAGATGCTCTTGGTCTGTCTCGTTCTCCTGGAGCCCCAGCTGCCCTGACATGGATGATGGGTGCATATAGCTGGCCTTATATGTCGACACACGCCCACCGCTTCCTGAGCCTCAGGAGATGGAGCAGATGAATGGTCAGTGGGTCAGGGGACTGGTAAGCACTGCAGGGACCAGGGAGAGTGACAGTGGCGTTATTAGGCCACCACAGGAGGAAGAACGGCTCTTAATATGATGGTAGCCCACGTCCATTTGGTGGGATAAGGGGAGGCAGATGTGCATTAAGGGTCCCTGaagtgacaacacacacacacacaaagaaagtaACTGTGCATTATAGGGCCTCGAAGGGCCCCCGTGATTAAACAGTGTTATTAAACAGATAAATCCTTTCTTATGGATTATGATCCATTTACAACTTACTTTCACAATATCAGCCAGTTGTCTTCCGGAACATTCAGTTGCCTAAAGAAATCACGGTGAAAGGTGATGGACTTGTATGATGGACTTGTATGCACCTTACATCGTTAGCTTATCTCTACAGCAACATGCTGTAGAGATAAAGGCATCACGGTGAAAGGTGATGGACTTGTATGATGCACTTGTATGCACCTTACATCGTTGGTTTATCTCCACAGCAACTTCAGTTGCATAAAGGCATCACGGTGAAAGGTGATGGACTTGTATGATGGACTTGTATGCACCTTATATCGTTAGTTCATCTCTACAGCAACATTGCAGTTGTAGGTATAGAACCATGAGAAAAGATGGAGGGAAACTATGACAACAAATGACCTCTTCCCCATTGACAATACTCGGTAGAGTACCCAGCAAATACAGAACCTAGGAGTTGTCTGTAGGTTTCACCATGTAAAAGATAGACAAAAAAGATATTGACTACTAATTAGGCATGTcttgcattttttatttatttaactaggcaagtcagttaagaacaaattcttatttacaatgacggcctacaccggccaaacctagatgacgctgggccaattgtgtgccgccctatgtgattccaatcacagccggatgtgatacagcttggatccgaaccagggtctgtagtgacacctctgacACTAgggatgtagtgccttagaccgctgcgccactcgggaagcaTGTGTTTCTTTGGCAACACAGTGAAAACTTGATGTAACAATCGTGCCGTGTCCTCGTGCTGGTCTGAACTAGGAAACTCTGAACATTtacgacttgctaactggttaaATACGGCacgtgtacagtcgtggccaaaagttttgagaatattaattttcacaaagtctgctgcctcagtttgtatgatggcaatttgcatatactccagaatgttatgaagagtgatcagatgaattgcaattaattgcaaagtccctctttgccatgcaaatgaactgaatcccacaaaaacatttccactgcatttctgccacaaaaggaccagctgacatcatgtcagtgattctctcgttaacacaggtgtgagtgttgacgaggacaaggctggagatcactctatcatgctgattgagttcgaataacagactggaagcttcaaaaggagggtggtgcttggaatctcagggacagactgatattctgcaaaaggtacagggattggactgctgaggactggggtaaagtcattttctctgatgaatcccctttccgattgtttgaggcatccggaaaaaaacttgtccggagaagacatggTGAGCGctgccatcagtcctgtgtcatgccaacagtaaagcatcctgagaccattcatctGTGGGGTtccttctcagccaagggagtgggctcactcacaattttgcctaagaacactacCATGAATttagaatggtaccaacacatcctccgagagcaacttctcccaaccatccaggaacagtttggtgacgaacaatgccttttccagcatgatggagcaccttgccataaggcaaaagtgataactaagtggctcggggaacaaaacatctatattttgggtccatggccaggaaactccccagaccttaatcccattgagaacttgtggtcaatcctcattAGGCGAGTGGGCagacaaaaccccacaaattctgacaaactccaagcattgattatgcaagaatgggctgccatcagttaGGATGtcgcccagaagttaattgacagcatgccagggcggattgcagaggtcttgaaaaagaagggtcaacactgcaaatattgactctttgcttcaacttcatgtaattgtcaataaaagcctttgacacttatggaatgcttgtaattatacttcaatattccatagtaacatctaacaaaaaatatctaaagacactgaggcagcagactttgtgaaaatgaatatttgtgtcattatcAGAATAGGAGTGCCTGTGTTAACGCAGCCTGTGTGGTCCCTACAGAGTAACCAACCTACCACCAGAAGACTGTCTTATTAAGACTAATGTACTCTCTATCCTCTTATTGTTATCAGAATAACCCCCCAGTGCCTCTGACTGTTCCACCATTACTCACCATGACAACcaggatgacacacacacacacaaaccaacacacacatacacacacacacacacacacacacacacacacacacacacacacacacacacacacacacacacacacacacacacacacacacacacacacacacacacataaaggcaCGCAAACGCACACACGTACTGGtgagcacatgcacacacacacacacacagatctttGATTGGGTGACAAAGAACATTTCAGAGAGCTAGTTCGTGATTATATCATCTTAAAAGGCGTGCcgtcaaataaaatgtgatttgtcacatgcaccttacagtgaaatgctttacaTACAAGCCCTTAAATGATTGAAGACCTCTAAACATTTGAGTTTGCATCTCTGTACCATGAACTCTGAGCTGGGTAAGGTATTGACTTGATATCTAGATTGTCCTATATTTTGGTAGTTTCTTCATGTTTATttaggtgatgtagtgttattgTGAATTCCTCAACACAAAAGCTTAAACTACCGTAAGTctgagggcagcaggtagcctagcggttagtgcatcaggtcagtaactgaaaggtagctggtttgaatacctgagTATTCTAACAGTTCAGTAGTTAGGGCAAGAACTCCAAGTCAAACACTTGGAGAAAAAAAATTCATAAAGGGTTTTTCGGCTGTCCCAAAAGgagaacccttttcggttccaggtagaacccttttcggttccaggtagaacccttttcggttccagatagaaccctttttggttccagatggaaccctttttggttccaggtggaaGTCTTTCGGGTTCCATGttgaaccctctgtagaaagggcCCTAAATGGAAAACAAAAGGGTtcttcctggaaccaaaaaggattatTCAAATGGTTCTCACatggcagggctctccaaccctgttcctggagagctaccgtcctgtaggtttacatcagggctctccaaccctgttcctggagagctaccgtcctgtaggtttacatcagggctctccaaccctgttcctggagaactaccatcctgtaggtttacatcagggctctccaaccctgttcctggagaactaccatcctgtaggtttacatcagggctctccaaccctgttcctggagaactaccatcctgtaggtttacatcagggctctccaaccctgttcctggagaactaccatcctgtaggtttacatcagggctctccaaccctgttcctggagaactaccatcctgtaggtttacatcagggctctccaaccctgttcctggagaactaccatcctgtaggtttttgctcacctgattctaataattagctggttgataagctgaatcaggttagttacaataAGGGTTggcatgaacctacaggagggtagctctctaggaacgGTTGGAGAGCTctgtcctatggggacagccaaagaaccatttTAGATTCTAGACAGCATCTAAGAGTGTAGTAAGGGGATCTGAACACGCTTCCCCAAGCCTTCTATCGTTTTCGATTAGGAAAAAGAAAACGTAATCGAAAACCTTCTTGAAAGGCATCAGGTAGAAGTAAATGAATTCACAAATACGAATATAATGGTACATATGTTGGAtcaaagctgcaatatgtaatttTTTGGGTGACCTGAACAAATTCacatgagttatagatctgtcattctcattgaaagcatgtCTAAGAAGCGctatatctgttctatgtgtgtgaTTTCTATGTTTCCTGttcttaagtttcatttttgcACACCAGCTTTAAACAGCTGAAGACACAATATTCTTGGATAGGAAAAATACAGtcgcagtcaaaagtttggacacacctactctttattttttttacacctactttctttatttttactattttctacattgtagaataatagtgaagacatcaaaactatgaaataacacatatggaatcatgtagtaaccaaaaaagtgtgaaacaaatcaaaatatattttatatctgagattcttcaaagtagccactctttgctttgatgacagctttgcacactcttggcattttctcaaccagcttcatgaggtagccacccggaatgtatttcaattaacaggtgtgccttgttaaaagttaattagtGAAATGTCTTTCTAACTGAGCCAATCATTCGCGCTCTGACAAGGGATGTGGGCggggggggtttgggggggggggggggagcatacAGACGATATCCTTattaagaccaagtccatattatggtaacaACAGCTCAAGTCAATATCTCCTCTCCACATCTctagagaaatgacagtccatcattattttaagacatgaaggtcagtcaattcggaaaatttCAAGAGCTTTTCAAGTTTCTTCATTGCAGTCGCGATActttcaagcgctatgatgaaactggctctcatgaggaccgccacaggaaaggaagacccagagttacctctgctgcagagaataagttaatttgagttaccagcctcagaaattgcaccccaaatgaatgcttcacacatctcaacatcaactgttcagaggagactgcgtgaatcaggcctttatggtcaaattgctgcaaaaaaaacactTCTAAATGAcactaataagaagaagagacttgcttgggccaagaaacacgagcaatggacattagactggtggaaatctgccctttggtctgatgagaccaactGTTCGATTTttgttccaaccaccatgtctttgtgagacgaagagtaggtgaacggatgatctccgcatttgttattcccaccgtgaaacatggaggaggaggtgtggtggtgtaggggtgctttgctggtgacactgtcagtgatttatttagaattcaaagcactcttaactagcatggctaccacagcattctgcagcgatatgccatcccatctggtttgcgcttagtgaaactataatttgtttttcaacagaacaatgacccaacacacctccagactgtgtaagggctatttgaccaagaaggagagtgatgcagtgctgcatcagatgacctggcctccacaatcacccgacctcaacccaatttagtTGGTTTGGGaagagtcggaccgcagagtgaaggaaaagcagcaaacaagtgctcagcatatgtgggaactccttcaagactgttggaaaaccattccaggtgaagctggttgagagattgccaagagtggGAAAAGCTGGCGAACTATtacaattttagcaaccaggaaatgacggAGCGATTACTGCATTGTCCATCTTTAAATTACATGTTCTCATGAATTTGATGATATTTTGACGGCACTTCAA
Coding sequences:
- the npffl gene encoding pro-FMRFamide-related neuropeptide FF like, whose product is MNVDTTLWMVLVGLILAMAGVGQCLQEERGVENNNLPGESGEVLALEGEHADGFNELDDRLLAAVIHSLLQRNTRNPSVLHQPQRFGRDSRGDLLMGDRIQSRDWEQAPGHIWGMAVPQRFGKK